A stretch of the Candidatus Micrarchaeota archaeon genome encodes the following:
- a CDS encoding Dam family site-specific DNA-(adenine-N6)-methyltransferase — MTDVQIPAFIKWLGGKRRLLAQIGPYLPYNVDRYFEPFLGGGAMFFYIKQKYDPKFSMISDINKDLISTFVTVRDKPKELVEKLKYFDNNNSEEFYYKTRERFNQNEITGVRRAAAFIYFTKACFNGVYRINKEGKFNVPYGYYKDREIYNKEEIIFASQLLQGTDIRVQDYNKILTHIERNDLIYLDPCYDPLKRTSFMHYTKDRFSMQDRAKLYDFMLKVRAKRANVVLSNNNIEDVENLYSSNGFTINHVEAARCVNVNPRGRGRIPELLITNFKTI, encoded by the coding sequence TCCTGCATTTATCAAGTGGTTGGGGGGCAAAAGACGCCTGCTCGCCCAGATAGGTCCGTATCTACCCTATAACGTAGACAGATATTTTGAGCCATTCCTCGGCGGAGGAGCAATGTTTTTCTATATAAAGCAAAAATATGATCCTAAATTCTCGATGATTTCTGACATAAACAAAGATCTTATCAGTACCTTCGTGACAGTTAGAGATAAACCAAAAGAGCTTGTTGAAAAGCTAAAATACTTCGACAATAATAACTCAGAAGAATTCTACTATAAAACGAGAGAACGATTTAATCAAAATGAGATAACAGGAGTAAGGAGAGCGGCAGCCTTTATCTATTTTACAAAAGCCTGCTTTAATGGTGTGTATAGAATAAATAAAGAAGGCAAATTTAATGTGCCTTATGGGTACTACAAAGATCGAGAAATTTATAATAAAGAAGAGATTATTTTTGCTAGTCAACTTTTGCAGGGGACTGATATAAGGGTGCAGGATTATAATAAAATATTAACACATATAGAGAGAAACGATCTTATCTATCTAGATCCGTGCTATGATCCACTTAAAAGGACAAGTTTTATGCATTATACGAAAGATAGATTTTCAATGCAAGATAGAGCAAAACTTTATGATTTCATGCTGAAAGTTAGAGCTAAAAGAGCTAACGTCGTTCTAAGTAATAATAACATAGAAGACGTTGAGAACCTATATTCTTCTAATGGATTTACTATAAATCATGTGGAAGCGGCAAGGTGTGTTAATGTTAACCCTAGAGGTAGAGGTAGAATACCCGAATTATTAATAACCAATTTTAAAACTATTTAA